The proteins below are encoded in one region of Equus caballus isolate H_3958 breed thoroughbred chromosome 16, TB-T2T, whole genome shotgun sequence:
- the GPR62 gene encoding G-protein coupled receptor 62 isoform X1, with amino-acid sequence MAAWVSEPEPGQPTRVSLSARMANTTGLNATEVAGSMGLILAAVVEALALLGNGALLIVVLRTPGLRDALYLVHLCIVDLLAAASIMPLGLLAAPPPGLGRVRLGPAPCRAARFLSAALLPACTLGVAALGLARYRLIVHPLRPGPRPPPTLVLTAVWAASGLMGALSLLGPPPAPPPAPARCSVLAGGLGPFRPLWALLAFALPALLLLGAYGSIFLVARRAALRPPPPARGSRLRSDSLDSRVSILPPLRPRLPGGKAALAPALAVGQFAACWLPYGCACLVPAAQAAVAEAAVTWVAYTAFAAHPFLYGLLQRPVRRALGRLARKALPRPPRACTPRAWHPRALLQHIQGPPEGPALGPSEALKQAPDLAGGESLSMPETT; translated from the exons ATGGCAGCCTGGGTGTCGGAGCCAGAGCCTGGGCAGCCTACGAG GGTGAGCCTGAGCGCCCGAATGGCCAACACCACAGGGCTGAACGCCACAGAAGTCGCAGGCTCGATGGGGTTGATCCTGGCGGCTGTCGTGGAGGCGCTAGCACTGCTGGGCAATGGCGCGCTGCTGATCGTGGTGCTGCGCACGCCAGGACTGCGCGACGCGCTCTACCTGGTGCACCTGTGCATCGTGGACCTGCTGGCAGCCGCCTCCATCATGCCGCTGGGTCTGCtggccgcgccgccgcccgggcTGGGCCGCGTACGCCTGGGCCCCGCGCCGTGCCGCGCCGCGCGCTTCCTCTCGGCTGCGCTGCTGCCCGCCTGCACGCTCGGCGTGGCCGCGCTCGGCCTAGCGCGCTACCGCCTCATAGTGCACCCGCTGCGGCCCGGCCCGCGGCCTCCGCCCACCCTCGTGCTCACTGCCGTGTGGGCCGCATCGGGGTTGATGGGCGCGCTCTCCTTGCTCGGGCCGCCGCCCGCACCGCCCCCTGCCCCGGCTCGCTGCTCCGTCCTGGCTGGGGGCCTCGGGCCCTTCCGGCCGCTTTGGGCGCTGCTGGCCTTCGCGCTGCCTGCCCTCCTGCTGCTCGGCGCCTATGGCAGCATCTTCCTTGTCGCGCGCCGCGCTGCCCTGCggcccccgccgcccgcgcgaGGGTCCCGGCTGCGCTCCGACTCTCTGGATAGCCGTGTCTCCATCTTGCCGCCCCTCCGGCCTCGCCTGCCTGGGGGCAAagcagccctggccccagccctggcagTGGGCCAATTCGCAGCCTGCTGGCTGCCCTACGGCTGTGCATGCTTGGTGCCTGCCGCGCAGGCCGCAGTGGCGGAAGCGGCTGTCACCTGGGTAGCCTACACGGCCTTCGCGGCTCACCCCTTCCTGTATGGCCTGCTGCAACGCCCTGTGCGCCGGGCGCTGGGCCGCCTCGCCCGCAAAGCGCTGCCCCGACCCCCGCGAGCCTGCACTCCACGGGCGTGGCACCCGCGGGCCCTCTTGCAACACATCCAGGGACCTCCAGagggccctgccctgggcccttcTGAGGCACTAAAACAAGCCCCAGATTTGGCAGGAGGGGAGAGCCTGAGCATGCCAGAGACCACCTGA
- the GPR62 gene encoding G-protein coupled receptor 62 isoform X2, protein MANTTGLNATEVAGSMGLILAAVVEALALLGNGALLIVVLRTPGLRDALYLVHLCIVDLLAAASIMPLGLLAAPPPGLGRVRLGPAPCRAARFLSAALLPACTLGVAALGLARYRLIVHPLRPGPRPPPTLVLTAVWAASGLMGALSLLGPPPAPPPAPARCSVLAGGLGPFRPLWALLAFALPALLLLGAYGSIFLVARRAALRPPPPARGSRLRSDSLDSRVSILPPLRPRLPGGKAALAPALAVGQFAACWLPYGCACLVPAAQAAVAEAAVTWVAYTAFAAHPFLYGLLQRPVRRALGRLARKALPRPPRACTPRAWHPRALLQHIQGPPEGPALGPSEALKQAPDLAGGESLSMPETT, encoded by the coding sequence ATGGCCAACACCACAGGGCTGAACGCCACAGAAGTCGCAGGCTCGATGGGGTTGATCCTGGCGGCTGTCGTGGAGGCGCTAGCACTGCTGGGCAATGGCGCGCTGCTGATCGTGGTGCTGCGCACGCCAGGACTGCGCGACGCGCTCTACCTGGTGCACCTGTGCATCGTGGACCTGCTGGCAGCCGCCTCCATCATGCCGCTGGGTCTGCtggccgcgccgccgcccgggcTGGGCCGCGTACGCCTGGGCCCCGCGCCGTGCCGCGCCGCGCGCTTCCTCTCGGCTGCGCTGCTGCCCGCCTGCACGCTCGGCGTGGCCGCGCTCGGCCTAGCGCGCTACCGCCTCATAGTGCACCCGCTGCGGCCCGGCCCGCGGCCTCCGCCCACCCTCGTGCTCACTGCCGTGTGGGCCGCATCGGGGTTGATGGGCGCGCTCTCCTTGCTCGGGCCGCCGCCCGCACCGCCCCCTGCCCCGGCTCGCTGCTCCGTCCTGGCTGGGGGCCTCGGGCCCTTCCGGCCGCTTTGGGCGCTGCTGGCCTTCGCGCTGCCTGCCCTCCTGCTGCTCGGCGCCTATGGCAGCATCTTCCTTGTCGCGCGCCGCGCTGCCCTGCggcccccgccgcccgcgcgaGGGTCCCGGCTGCGCTCCGACTCTCTGGATAGCCGTGTCTCCATCTTGCCGCCCCTCCGGCCTCGCCTGCCTGGGGGCAAagcagccctggccccagccctggcagTGGGCCAATTCGCAGCCTGCTGGCTGCCCTACGGCTGTGCATGCTTGGTGCCTGCCGCGCAGGCCGCAGTGGCGGAAGCGGCTGTCACCTGGGTAGCCTACACGGCCTTCGCGGCTCACCCCTTCCTGTATGGCCTGCTGCAACGCCCTGTGCGCCGGGCGCTGGGCCGCCTCGCCCGCAAAGCGCTGCCCCGACCCCCGCGAGCCTGCACTCCACGGGCGTGGCACCCGCGGGCCCTCTTGCAACACATCCAGGGACCTCCAGagggccctgccctgggcccttcTGAGGCACTAAAACAAGCCCCAGATTTGGCAGGAGGGGAGAGCCTGAGCATGCCAGAGACCACCTGA